The Bactrocera dorsalis isolate Fly_Bdor chromosome 3, ASM2337382v1, whole genome shotgun sequence genomic interval attacTCAAAACAATACCTCGAAGTCTTTACGACTCTTAAGTTTATAGCGGGTGCTACCGTGAGTGTTCGCTCTTTGTTATTGCTAACGGGTTACCCAAGTAGATTTACTGTTTTCAATAGCCTATTTTGTGTAGTATGGtttgtcatcgaaaattagactcaacggatggaccaactGAGACGTAGTCGtttccaacatttgaaagagataatctttaaaaaattaatgccaaaaaATGAGAATACTTAAtcatttctaatttaatttgaagtttctgtgtctTTTTTTAAaggtagggaacctcgaaatagatcaccctttattGACACctcttgaatattttatttgttaagtcGGATTGCTCTACAGGTGCTTTATTAGTGCTTATTAGCAGAAATTTCGCAAGGTAAATATGATATTACACactaataaaatataaggcGCCGCTAACACTCTACGAAAGTTTCTGGCCGCGCTTCTTTCACATTTTGTGGTACGCTTTTTGATCTTTTTATGCATTGAGACTGAATGGAGGGCGAAAAACGATACGCAGCAGAAACACTTTGTATGGAAATCATTTGACGTGAAGCTCTTAGATTTTAAAAAATGCATCTTTACCTCATATCAGCAGTGGTATTAGCCGACTGTCATCCGCTAATTTATGTTGGCATTCGGAGAGTATTTAAGGAAGTAACAAATTGTTTAGAATTTAGTTACATTAATAGCGTTTGTGCTTGCAATTGCTGGAGCTGGAAATTGGTCGTAGTCGAATTATGGAGTCCTCAGAATGTTCTTACGATAATAAGGAGCGCGTGTGGTCTGGTCCGAACGCACCGTTATTTCACGATTTCAATTGCTCTGTGGGACatattatttatagaaatttgaAGAATTACCCAAACAAAATTTGTCAAGTGAGTGCAGTTCTAAAAATGTTTTGGTGTGACAATAAATACGTATTTTTGTGAATTGAGCCTGTGATAAACAGTGTTTGGTTGGGAATTGGCCGTTTTGGTGGTgctattcaaaaaataaaaaagttcttcaaACAGAAACTTTATTTCAATCATGAtctgaaaatttgtttgaaagttGCCCTAGACAATAATTATAATCGATTcccaatttcgtgaaaatatctcgtcaaattaaaaGGTTGTACTTGTTtgggaaaatttgaaaaattttcggtTTGAATGACAGCCAAATGTACTACAGCCCATTTTCTGCGCCTCGGCTAAAtcggtaattttttaaaaggaaaagaacatttggaaaatttttggtataaatttcATAGAATAGCGTGAATGGTATATACAACAGACATGACTAAAGCGactaaaacttaatatactccgCATTCTGTATGGGGTATAATTAATCGATTATGATCATTAATAGATACTTGTCGCCCGCATATAAAATGTTAGCTCATATCTGAGAGATATCTAGGGTTTGAACAACGTCTGTTAAGATTGACCTTCAAAAGGTTTCATAGCGTTTTCATTATTCTGCGTTCGGGCTCTCACCATGCACTACTCTATGAATCTGTGCTGAATCTGTTCTTGGCGACCGGATTTCTTTACTCAtctactatatttaatatattaaataattgaaatactaTTCCTAGTTGTAAGACTTTCATAATGATAGACTTTCATAGCTTTCTAGCTGTCATACAGATTGCTTTCGGATGAAGATTGCCGACGAACTAAGCATGAGTGAATGAAATTAGTACTGAATTCCaataaaaatgacaaaattAAGAACTTCATACTAACTTCGGTTAAGTTAGCAATACAGATCTATTGGTAATCCTTTTATTTCTTAAGGTGTCAGATATTGATGGCGAAGTTACCAATCGTGAACTGCTAACCTGGTCTACACGTCTGGCGCTACATTTCAAGAAAATGGGTCTACGACACGATGATGTCATCGGCATTGTGGCAAAAAACAGCACCTATACAAGCTCGGTTGCGGTCGGCTGCTTTATGAATTGTACGCCCTTCCATGCCGTAAACTCGGGTTTGGATAAAGGTAACGAAAGACCTTTACAGTTTCATTGCATTAAGCATATATtgctacatatttattaattacagATACAATCCGTCACGTCTTCCAAATCACCAaaccgaaaataatattttgcgacGGCGAATATTATGAGAAATTACATGAAGCCACCCGTTCGTTGAATCCATTATTCTATACGCTTACCGAACATATTGAGGGAGTTGGCACAGTTGAAGACCTGTTGAGTCCCATGCCACATGAAGATCTTTATAAGTAAGTGCAGATTGAACATTCAAGTTCAACTTAACACCTGTCTGATTTATAACTCTTTACAGGCCTGAGGACCTCGTGTTGGGTGGTGAGCAGACAGTAGCAATACTTTGTTCATCCGGCACAACGGGTGTTcccaagtgtgtatgtgtgtcaaaGCATACGCTGAACATTGATGAACTGTAAGTCCAAGTACTTAAGAAAATAgtctatatatagtacatatatgtaatcacgggaaaacattatttctttAGATGCGTAACCAGCGAAGATGTCATCTTCTCGAACAGCAGTTTAGACTGGATATCTGGtgttttcttcattttactcTCTGCGACCCGAAGCTGTAAGCGTGTAATTACCAATAAGCCCTACTCCCCCGAATATATGATTGCACTGgtgaagaaatacaaaataacttACGTATTTGCGCCGCCACGTTATGTTTCCGCTTTGGTCACTAATCCAGCAGCCACCGTAGATAACTTGCGCTCCATTCGGTCTTTCTTAGTTGGGGGTGGCTCCATTAGTCAATCGACTTTACAAAAGCTGAGAGATTTACTTGAAAATGGCGAAGTCATTTTTGGTTATGCCAATACTGAGTCTGGATTTTTATCATCGAACTCGGATCATAAATATCCCACCTCTGTAGGAAAATTGGCTTCTGGCACTAAGGCCCGTATTGTTGACGATGAAGGTAATAATTTGCCACCGAACGAAGTCGGTGAGATTTTAGTGAATAAGGGACATACTTGGAGTGGATATTATGGTAATCCAGTTGAGACGAAACGTGTTCAAGATTCGGATGGCTGGTTACATACTGGGGATCTCGGTTATTTCGATGACAATCATTTGCTTTATGTAGTCGATCGCAAAAAGGATATAATTAAATATGACGGTATGCAATATTGGCCAGGTGAAATAGAGCAGGTGATCAACGAGTTGCCGGAGGTGGAGGATGTGTGTGTGGTTGGTGTGTATGACGAGAGGCATGGAGATGCGGCCGGTGCAATAGTGGTGCTTCGTCAAGGTGCCGAACTTACGATAGAGCAAGTAGAGGATCATGTCAGAAAACGCTTACCAGTTCATTATAAGCAACTGCATGCTGGAGTAATTTTCATCGATCGGCTACCGCAAAATGCCAATGGAAAGACACTAAAACGAGAGGCGAGAGTTTTATTTGAAGTAAAGTAAAATTATGAGGACTTTaaggaatatatgtacataagtaaaattttaataaagtgatatatgtaaaagaaaatatttcttatatacattcccaccggcataatttttgaagaaatgtagACCGATAAtgccaccggctcacaaaccacaccaaagtgTTGTTTTCTTCTGGACGAAATGGCAAAAACAATGCGAAATTTGGGAGGAAGAGAAATTGggcaattttgtttgcttacatacccattgagccagaaatgggcctcaccGCTGAACTTTATTTGGGCCCAATAACCTATAGAGCGTAGCGATATCGCTTAGGAAGATCGAGCGTCTTtatttcttgcacaagctgtattttatacgctttcaatttaagatctcgacgacTTTCAACGGGCTTGACGTGGgctatttggtcgaatattttTAGTCCTCTCACGCACAAATCAGAAGTGTTTGATGAATTTGTAAAATTCTACAAACTTGTTGAAAATTTGTGATTCGGAAGGTATTATGCACCAAAAACATCACCGTTGTTGGTAAAAGATTAAATGGGGACACAGTGTAAAGCCAGATTAGTGATCAAAGGATAGAagtataatcaaaaaaaaaagccttCGATTATGAAAAAACGTTAGTCCCTGTAGCTCGATACACCTCATTACGTTGTCTGTTGGCGTTATCTGCTGGAACTACTTTTTAGTACATTAAATGGACGCTGTGACAGCATTTCTCAATGCCGagttaaatgaaaaaatctatATGTTGCAACCTGATGGTTGTGATGACAACACTGCTCGTGTGTGTACGCTGTTGACATTCCTATATGAACTGAAAAGTCCACCCACCACCCAACCAACGCTCGGCTGAAGTTAGGTCTTCTACGAAATAATGTAGATCAATGTTGATGTTAACGATTATCTATTGTTTTCAACCTACGAGAAAATTATGAAAGCGTTAAAGAAGCAACTTTCATCAGACAGAGATACTACAAAGAGCACTACAGAAATAAATCAATCGCaattcatacatatatctccGATATGGAACGTCCAACAGAAATTCGGTTGCAACACAATTCGAATTAAATCAACGTTTGTATAATGAAATGTGTCCAACGAATGAAGCAGAGTAGCATGAAATGGCATGGTGCTTTCTTGTTATTCGCCTCACAAATAACGGGACCTGGCATCGGTTTTGCAGTTAATCTACTGAGTCGTTTCTCTATAAACCCAGGAAAAGCCCACTgcttatattacattatttaaaagGTATCATTAACAGCGGTATTGTGTGTAGCAGAGAAATAAAAGATCTCACCAGAAACTGTGACGCAGATTGGGCTAGTAATCTTGATGAAAGACGATCTACAGGTATATGCTTAAGCTTCAGGATGATTATGGTACTTTACTGTGACAACAAAAATGCTATACGAGTGTCATTGAATAACTCATACTCACCTAGTACAAACGGAAAAAGATAAAACGGCAGCATTTAGGAAGCGgcaatattaaattcatttacaTTTCACCAAATTCGATATCATAGGTTATTTCCTCCATCTTGGAATGAggattaacaccaacaacaacgtcagtctcgaaatccaacgcagaataactcttgttaacaggtgctacttcgggctgagtaggcaattgagaataAAAGTACTCTCTCCAAGAACAAAgtccaaactctacaagtcactcatcatctcccCCCTGCTATAAGCATGCTGagccatggacgatgacaatttaaacacattttttaaacgcatgaaattatgtaacaaaatgtatgtatgaaatgtAAGAAGAACAAACAAGTTAATTTattaatacgagtatttatCAAGCAAAGTATCGTTCAGAAACAGTGTTGAAGTGAGGAAGGAGCGATCCGTTATACAAATAAAGATATCGAAATTAGAGAATTGTTGATAAAATTGTGCTGTGAAGATAAATCGTACAGAAATATAGGTGAAGTTGTTGACAGACCTCATTGCACAGTCCAGGAAATTCTAAATAAATGGAGATATGGAGGAACTATGCGATATTCCGGTagtaaagtcaaaaaaaaaaattgaatgatgTTGATGAGCTCAATATTGTACGTAAAGTGTAAATAAACACAAAGATAAGTGTTCTTAACTGACTTAGTtgtcaaaaacaataaataaagaaatatcgACTAAAACAGTTCATTGTGTTcttcgcaaaaaatatttttatggacaGATAGCATGTAAAAAGCCACTTATCTCTAgtacaaataagtaaaaaacgGCTTGAATTCGCAAAAGCTCACGTTGATAAGCTTTTAAGGTAATGGAAAAGGGTAATGTTCACTGACGAAACAATTAGTGTATTATCATTTGGGAATGTGATGGATGACAAATTGTATGGAAGAAGCCAAACACGGAGCTACGAAGTAAAAATTTAGTTGGAACAGTGAAACATGGCGGTGAATCAATTATGCTGTGGGGATCTATGGGAGCCACTAAATGTATTGAATTCAACATGACCAAGgggatttatttaaatattctgaAGTGTAATTTTCGTGCAAGCATGGAAAAATACAGCTGTTGTCAGTGTTTAGgttcaaataaaattgttatgaaGTTTTTGTCTCGACTGGTTTTAGGTATTACAAACAACACTTATTTGAACAAAGCTATCTGAGGCAAAGTgctttagaaaatttaaaagtgccAATAAAACTGCGGCAAACATACgtcatatatgtaggtatgtgtcGCGTGCATACATAATATTAGTATTAGTGCTTATCTGCAGAAATTTCGCAtggcaaaaattatattacacactaacaaaaaataatgcgCCGATGGCACTCTACTAAAGGTTTTGGCCGCGCATCTCTCATATTTTGTGGGGCGCATTATGCTATTTTTATGAATTGAGACTAAATGAAGAGCGAAAAATCATGTAAAGCATTTCGGAAACATTTTGTGTGTCAATCATGCGACTAGAAGCTGTTAGTTTCTGAAAAATTAAGCTTTATCTCATATCTCCGGTGGGCTGCAAACCAGTGCATAAGTGCTTAGTAGTAACAAACTCAAAGCAAATTATTAAGCATTCTTAGCTTTTGGATAGTATTTAAGGAAGTAGcaaattgtttacaatttagttaatttaataTCGTTTGTGCTTGCAATTGCCGGAGCAAGAAATTAGTCGTTTTAAATTATGGAGTCCTCAGAGTGTTCTTACGATAATAAGGAGCGCGTGTGGTCTGGGCCGAACTCACCGTTATTTCACGATTCCAATTGCTCTGTGGGACatattatttatagaaatttgaagaattatCCAAACAAAATTTGTCAAGTGAGTGCAGTTCTAAAAATGTTTTGGTGTGCACTAAATACGTATTTTTatgaattgaaaatatgtttaacgATAATGATGAGATAACGGTTTAATCAGCAATAGGAATTTCGGCTTATTTTTGCGTGGTGTCGTTCTCTGTATTTGTTTAGTGGTTGGATTTAGAAGACTTCATCAGTTGGTTGATGAAATTTGCTGTTTAGGTGGAGTTGGGGTGTTGGAATGGAAAAGATGTATTTGCTTAATAGGTATGGGTGGACATGCAACACTGTGATTAACGATTTGGAGTGATCTATTGTATGAAGCAGATGTAGTACTGTATAATCTGGTGCTATATCCAAAACAGGACTGTAGAAGTATTAATTAAACTTCACGAGGAAACAAAATGTCTTATTTCGCATTCTGATTCTTTCTACTTAGGACCTATTTAGTTATGTACTACCTCATCAGGTGTGAGTCCAGTTTCGTATTCGACTACCTTTGGAGATCATAGCGGTGTTGCGCTATTAAAGACAGTAGATTATATTGGAGTAGTGTGAATTGTTACGGGAATTTTAATGCCATTGGCTTACACAAATTTTCTACCTTTCAGCTGTATAAAAACGTTGCCGAAAATTTTGTACACCATTACTGCCCATCTACAAATTAAGTTTGAAATCGGAAGGGACAATCCTCTAAGGAGCTCCTTGTTAATGCTCAGCAGTTTAACTTGGAATAGAGGTCTCACAAAGTATTCGTGGTATGTCCGGAAATTTATTGGCTATTGATACTGAACTTCTAAAAGGCGAATGCTAATTTAGGTCTCTTGGAATCATAAGATTATTTTCTGGAATTTCCTCAGTCTGGACTGGACCTAGGAATGATTATAACTATTGTGGTAAAATTTTTACCCAATTACCATTATGTGAGGTTTTCAGAAGACGACAGGTATCTTAATTATGCTAGCCGAAGCAATAATTTAATTGATAGATGTAATGTTTCAATTTAGTTGCCTGGAGCTTCTCATATGAGGATTGGATGAAGTTTGGGAGTCGTTGTTGTCAGCATGAAATATGGGGTAGAATAGGTTAGATTaaactggtaggccaataagccaggCATAGACCAGGTTGGTACTTTGCGATACCAAGTCCAATAGGAGTAGTCATGGTTTAGGATACCTGCGTTTGgcgtcttctcgatctgtcagccctatcacgcaggCGTGTGGCGCCACCTGatagtgaccagttagtattcccatcatgctCCTAAAGTCTCTTCTATcaagtgccaataagaatgCTGTGTACTTCGGATCCACTGTTTTGGAAATGGTTTTTGCAGTTATGCACCATGGTAGCCCGTTCTATCggcttttgattttatttaccaTGCTTTTGTCGAGGTCGAATAGAAAATGCGTGACTTTCCCAAAGTTGTTGACGTTTACGGCCTAAACTCTTTTAAGTAGGTGTGGTTATTCCTACCTTACTTCGAAATCAAAACTATCTCAGCCTCTCTCCATGAGTGTTACACATGGGTCGAATAAGCGCAAAGATCTGTTCGGGAACCCTTTACTGCAATACTCCTTTCGCAGCTAGAACTTAATGCGTCCTTATAGACTGAAAAGTGCACACTGACTAGGTCTTCCAAGAGTTCTGGCAGTTGTCCCCACTCTTTGCCACTTTTGCGAATTAGACCGGACGAGGCGGAGCTTTTGGATAATAGTTTCCTAAGTCTGGCCACCTTCTGGTCTTTCCAAATCcactacaaaagttttttcttgGATTATCGCTTTGCCCTGCGCACCAACTTCTTGTAGTACCTTAAAAGATCTTTATATTCGTTTCAACATTCCTCGCTTTCTGCTAGCTTGGCCCAGTTGAAGCATTTTCATACTTTGCGTTCGTTTTGTGCTTGAGCGCAGCGTGGGACACCGCCTCATCCGTCAGGTCATCTGTGGAAAGACTGTAATCAATATgggaaaatattgatttttcttaACCAATATTGCTGATCTTAAGTAGCTTGTTAATTACGTTTGGGGTGTATGTCGTATAATATTGTGACTTCAGCCCAGCGATTACATTAAGCCGATGCAAACCAATGTTCTTTGACTAAAGCCATGTCGTAGCCGCACTTCTTTGGACTGAGAAAGGCCGAGGCGATTTTACTCGTGTGGAGAT includes:
- the LOC105223067 gene encoding uncharacterized protein LOC105223067 isoform X20 codes for the protein MESSECSYDNKERVWSGPNAPLFHDFNCSVGHIIYRNLKNYPNKICQVSDIDGEVTNRELLTWSTRLALHFKKMGLRHDDVIGIVAKNSTYTSSVAVGCFMNCTPFHAVNSGLDKDTIRHVFQITKPKIIFCDGEYYEKLHEATRSLNPLFYTLTEHIEGVGTVEDLLSPMPHEDLYKPEDLVLGGEQTVAILCSSGTTGVPKCVCVSKHTLNIDELCVTSEDVIFSNSSLDWISGVFFILLSATRSCKRVITNKPYSPEYMIALVKKYKITYVFAPPRYVSALVTNPAATVDNLRSIRSFLVGGGSISQSTLQKLRDLLENGEVIFGYANTESGFLSSNSDHKYPTSVGKLASGTKARIVDDEGNNLPPNEVGEILVNKGHTWSGYYGNPVETKRVQDSDGWLHTGDLGYFDDNHLLYVVDRKKDIIKYDGMQYWPGEIEQVINELPEVEDVCVVGVYDERHGDAAGAIVVLRQGAELTIEQVEDHVRKRLPVHYKQLHAGVIFIDRLPQNANGKTLKREARVLFEVK